The Aeromonas veronii genome includes the window GTCGGTGACCGTGACCCGGGTCGGCTCCAGGCCGTGGACGGCGGAGGCCACCATGTCGACGATGGAGTCCACTTCCCCCTGGCCGAGGGCGCTGCCCCGCAGGCTCAGCACCACGGTGGCACTCGGCTTGCGCTCGTTGCGGGCGAACACGTTGTCCTTGGGAATGGCCAGCAGCACCTGGGCCTTGGCCACGTTCTGGAACTGTTCGATGGCGCTCGCCAGCTGGCGCTCGCGGCTGAGCTTGAGACGCTCACCCTCCATGCGCTGGCTGACGCCGAAGCTGGAGTCCTTGAGCAGGATGGACTCGCCATCGTTGCTCACGTCGCTGCTGCTGGCAAGGCCGGCGCGGGTCAGGCGCAGACGGATATCGGCATAGTTTTCGGCGCTGACCAGCACGCTCTTGCCGTCCACCTGATAGGGGATCTTCTGCTGATCGAGGTAGTCGAGGGTGGAGACCAGCTCCTGGGTATTGAAGGTGCCGAGGGGACGCATCTCCGGCTCCTTGCCCCACAACAGGATGAAGACGGCGATGGCCAGACAGATGGTCAGCCCCAGGATCAGGGTGATCTGGCGCAGCACATCCGTGTTGGAGAGGAAGCCCAGCGCCGAGCTCTTCTGCTCCTGCTCGTCCAGGGTCGCCGCCCCTTCGTTGTTCATCAGCAGATCGCCGTTTTGATCGTTAGCCACGGTTTATGTCCTTGTTGCTGACATGTTCATGATGCTCAGTCGCCATGGATGTGCTTATACCGGCATGTTCATGATGGTCTTGTAGGCATCGACCATCTTGTTGCGCACCTGGACGGTCGCCTCGAAGGCGATGGAGGATTTCTGGCCGGCGATCATCACCTCGGAGAGATCCACCGACTTGTCGCCCAAATCGAAGCGGGTGCGCAGATCGTTGGCGCTGCCCTGCAGCTCGTTGACGTTGTCGAGAGCCAGCTTGAGCATCTGACCGAAATCCGAACTGACCGGGCGACCAGGCTGGGCCAGCGGAGTGGCTCCCGCTTCGACCTTGAGTGCCTGCATCTCTTGCATCAGGCTGCTTGCACTTATTTCCATCTTTCATCCCCAGACAAATCATTGACGCTGACAGGCTTAAAGCAATAAGGGTGCCAACCAGAGCGAATAGAGAAGATCAGAAGTGAAAGAGGGGCGTGATCAGGCCGGTGCCACCGGCCGTCACGGATTCAGATCGCGGGCCAGGGCTGTTTGCCCAGCAGCAACCGCAGGTAGCTCAGATGCAGATCGTAGTGTTCGTCGGCAGGCAGCTTGGCCAGCACCTCATCACGCAGGTAGTGCGCCTTGACGCTTGCCTGCTCAGGGGTCACCAAGCCCACGGCCACCAGCTTGGCGATGATGGCGTGGGAGAGGGCCAGGCAGGCCTCATCGGCCTCTCCCCAACCAAACTGGCCCGCATAGGCTTCTGGCGACAGGGCTGGTTCCAGCGGTGCCACCAGATCCCCCCAGACCCAGAACGCCGTGGGGATCCCTTCCTGCAACCGCAGATAGATGCTCTGTTTTTCCCACTCCCGGCTCTGGGCCGCCATCACATCTTGCCCGGGCTCATGCGCCATATCCCTCTCCTTGTCCCACGACTCTGATCCGCGCCCATGAAAAAGAGGGCCGAAGGCCCTCTTTTTACTGCAAGTCTCGTCAATTAAACAGACTGTATTTCAATCTGATAGAAGAAAAAGAACTTGTCGGACGAAGATGGATGTGTCACTTGTTCAAATCATCGTCAAGCCAGTACTTGGAGCCGGAAATATTGGCATCCAGCAGCAGCCCTTTCTCGCCAATCTGGTAGATGGCCATGCCGCCGTTGTACTTGGCGGTCAGCTCAGCACTCTCCTTGCCTGCCACGGCCCCCACCTCGGAGGTGGCTTCCCAGCCCTTGTTGACGAAGGCATCGAAGTGGGTCTGGTCTTCAAACAGGATCACCTGCTGATAGAACTTGCCGCCGAGCCCGGCCGCGAGGCCCGCCCCGAACATCTTCATATAGGTGTGCTTGCCGTTTTTGCGATTGACCGCAACCCCCGACCCCTGGTTGGTATGGATCATCAGGGAGAACTTGCGCGAATCGAACACCGCGTAGCCATAGGCCTGGTCAAACAGCAGCTTGGCGGAGGGCTGATCGTTGAACAGCCGCACCAGGGCGGTGTCGGCCATGGTATCAAGGGCCGTGCGCGCCTCTTCCGGGGTCTTGGGCTCCAACATGGTGTCGAGCTTCTTGTCCGCCGCATCCAGCCACTCCTTGCCGGTGGCCGCACTCTCTTCGGTCCAGGCACCGGCCTTGTTATAGGCATCGGCTCCCCAGGTAGAGACGGACTCCCAGGTCTCCTTGGAGAAATCGGTGATCCCCTTCCATGCTTCTTTGCTGGTGTCGCTCACCGCGGTGCCGAGATCGGAGGCGGCCTCTTTCAGCTTGGCCCAGTCGGCATGGCTGGGAGTGGATGCCAGCAACAGGGCGGCGGCAATCAGCCAGGGTTTGCTCTTCATGGTCTGCTCCTTCTTCTGCTCGTCAGCGGATCACTACCCTATCAGATTTAATCGTACGCCAATAACAGTCCCGTTCACGACTATGCCTTGCGACTCAACCACCTGCGTCACTCTTTCGCCCATATCGCCGGGTGAGCAAGGCGTTTCCTGCCGCACTCTGCTTGAGGAAGCGAGGCTGCCGTGGTCGGACGATAACTGTCACCCGCAGAGGCGCCCATCCCCCTCGCCCTTGCCGATGCAAAGGGGATGAACCCGTAAATATTGTTCGGCCAGCCCCCCCCGGTTGTATAGTTTTTGGTTAGCCATTCCGGTAAAATCCGCGCCCTTATAATAGAGCCACCTAAGAGTGATTGAGCGATGTCCAACACAAAACAGGCCCCCAAAGTAGGATTCGTCTCCTTGGGTTGCCCCAAAAACCTGGTCGATTCCGAACGCATCCTGACCCAGCTGCGTACCGAAGGGTACGATGTGGTGCCCAGCTATGACGATGCGGAGCTGGTGGTGGTCAACACCTGCGGCTTCATCGACAGCGCAGTACAAGAGTCGCTGGAAGCCATCGGTGAGGCCCTGTCCGAAAACGGCAAGGTGATCGTCACCGGCTGTCTTGGCGCCAAAGAGAACCAGATCCGCGAGATCCACCCCAAGGTGCTCGAAATCACCGGCCCCCACGCCTATGAAGAGGTGCTGGGCCACGTCCACAAGTACGTGGAAAAGCCCACCCACAACCCCTTTACCAGCCTGGTACCGGCCCATGGGGTCAAGCTGACCCCCCGTCACTACGCCTACCTGAAGATTTCCGAAGGCTGCAACCACCGCTGCACCTTCTGCATCATCCCCTCCATGCGCGGGGATCTGGTGAGCCGCCCCATCGGCGAGGTGCTGGCCGAGGCCAAGCGCCTGAAAGAGGCGGGCGTGAAGGAGATCCTGGTGATCTCCCAGGACACCTCCGCCTATGGCGTGGACGTCAAGCACCGTACCGGCTTCTACGACGGCATGCCGGTCAAGACCAGCATGGTGGCCCTGTGCGAAGAACTCGCCAAACTCGGCATGTGGGTACGCCTGCATTATGTCTACCCGTATCCGCACGTGGATGACGTCATCCCGCTGATGCGCGACGGCAAGGTGCTGCCCTATCTCGATATCCCGCTGCAACACGCCAGCCCGCGCATCCTCAAGCTGATGAAGCGTCCCGGCACCGTCGAGCGCACCCTGGAGCGCATCCAGAAGTGGCGCGAGATCTGCCCCGAGATCACCCTGCGCTCCACCTTCATCGTCGGCTTCCCCGGCGAGACCGAAGAAGAGTTCCAGATGCTGCTGGACTTCATCGACAAGGCGGAACTGGATCGGGTCGGTTGCTTCAAATACAGCCCGGTCGAGGGTGCCAAGGCCAACGAGCTGCCGGATCCGGTGCCGGCCGAGGTGCAGGAAGAGCGCTTCCAGCGCTTCATGGAGCTGCAACAGCAGGTCTCCATCCGCAAGCTGGCCCGCAAGGTGGGTCAGGAGATGACCATTCTCATCGACGAAGTGGACGAAGAGGGCGCCACCGGCCGCTCCGCCGCCGATGCCCCCGAGATCGACGGCCTGGTCTACCTGAACGGCGAGACCGGCCTCAAGCCCGGCGACATGGTCAAAGTACGCATCGACGAGGCGGACGAATACGACCTCTGGGCCAGTCTGGTGAACTAAACCCGCCGCTTAGCCCGAAAGCCAGTCAGCCCTGCTGACTGGCTTTTTTATTGCCCGCCGTCAGCCAGCCACCATACGCCCATCGAAATCGTACCGGCCCTCCTTCATCCATTTCGGCACACCACGCTGTTGCGGCTCTCCAGATCTCTGCCTGCGGAAAAGAAAACGCTTTCATTTCTCTTCGTGACCCAGCGCACAAACCCGGGCCGCTTTCCCGGCCGCTTGCTTCATGCTCAAAAAAAAGCCAGATGGCGAGTGCAAAAACCAGCACGATCCAGTTCACATAATCACTTTTCACCGACGTCAAAGGGTGACTTGATGCTCTGTGATAATTAACATAACAGTCTAATAATAAAGGATTAAAAATAGACTTTGACGAGATTGACGAGCGTCATTGGGTTTTTACGATATCGACGAAATGAAGAGTTGTTGTTTTCCTGTTAACTCTGCTTTTCTAAGGGCGTTGGACGACACAACTACAAGGGTGCAAAACCTGACCAACAGAGAGGGCCGGTGTCCAAGCATGCGATGTCGGTGCTCCATTCCAAAACCATGGAAGACCAATAAGAAAGGAAAAAATATGCTTGCCAAAGTATCCAAAATCGCTACCTCAGTCATGCTGGGGACCCTGCTCGCCGGGATGACCGGCACTGCCATGGCCGCCGAGAACAAGACGGTGCTGACCCTGGTTGCCCAGCAGGAAACCGCATGGGTGAAAAACTTCAACCCCTTCCTGCAGGCTGGTCTGTTGCACACGACCCGTCACTTCATCTATGAGCCGCTGGTGATCTTCAACGATATGCAGGGTGGCAAACCCGTCTATCGTCTGGCGACCCACTACGCCTTCAGCGATGACCTGAAGTCCGTCACCTTCGATCTGCGCGAAGGGGTCAAGTGGTCCGATGGTGAAGCCTTCACCGCCGACGACATCCTCTTCTCCTTCAACCTGGTCAAGGCCAACAAGGCGCTGGACGAGCGCTCCATCTGGACCCAGATCAAGGGTGTCGAGAAGCTGGGGGATCACAAGGTCAAGTTCGACCTGGCCGAAGTGAACACCAACGTGGTGAACGACCTGGTGCTGGTGCCCATCGTGCCCGAGCACCAGTGGAAGTCCGTCAAGGATCCGGTTGCCTTCACCAACGACAAGCCGGTCGGTACCGGTCCCTTCACCGAAGTGGACAACTTCTCCGCCCAGCTCTATACCCAGTGCCGCAACCCGCACTACTGGGATAACGCCAGCCTCTCTATCGACTGCCTGCGCATGCCGCAGATGGCCACCAACGACCAGGTGCTGGCCGCCGTGATGAAGGGTGACGTGGACTGGTTCGGCTCCTTCGTGCCGGATATCGAGCGTCTCTACGTCGGCAACGATCCGAAGAACAACAAGTACTGGTTCCCCGCCTCCGGCACCGTGGCGTTCAACGTCAACTTCCAGAGCAAGAACCCGGGCAACCACGAAGCCTTCAACGACATCAACTTCCGCCGCGCCTTCTCCATGGCCATGGACCGCCAGTCCATGGTGGACATCGCGGGCTACGGCTATCCGACCGTCAACGAGTATCCGTCCGGTCTTGGCAAGGCATTCGCCTCATGGGACAACCCGGAAGTCGAGAAGAAGTACGGCAAATACAACAAGTTCGACCTGGAAGGCGCCAAGGCGCTGCTGAAACAGGCGGGCTACAAGGATTGTGACGGCGACAAGTTCTTGGACACCCCGAGCTGCAAGAAGATCGAGTTCAAGGTACTGGTGCCGAACGGCTGGACCGACTGGGTCAACACCGTCCAGATCGGGGTCGAAGGCCTGCAGGCCCTGGGTCTGAACGCCAAGACCTCCACCCCGGAAGCTACCGTCTGGACCGAGAACCTGATCACCGGTGACTTCGACGTCGCCCTGCAGGGTTACTTCGCCGGTGCCAACCCGCACAAGTACTTCGAGACCGCCTTCCACTCCCGCAACATGGGTGAACGTGGCAACCGCTTCGCGGCGCCCCGCTACAAGGATCCGGCACTCGACAAGCTGATCGACGACTTCACCCAGACCGCCGACGCGGCCAAGCAGAAAGAGATCATGTTTGCCATCCAGGAGCGTGTCGGGGCCAACCAGACCATCATCCCGGTGTTCAACAACCCGACCTGGTACGAGTACAGCACCAAGCGCTTCAATGGCTGGTTCAGTGCCGACAACCCGGTCGCCAAGCCGCAGGTTCACCCGGATACCCCGGAGCGTCTGCTGCACGTGTTGTCACTCAAGCCAAACAGCTAATCACCTCGGCCCCCTGCGGGGGGCCTTCTTCCCCGCCCTCACTTCATCCCCCGGACCTCACGGGGTTGGGGTAGCTTTGCCCGGCGCGGGGCAGGCTTGCAGTAAAAGGTATCACCATGGGATTTATACTCAGACGTTTCTCCTTCTATCTGGTCGCTTTTCTGGTGGCCGCCACCATCAACTTCCTGTTACCCAGAGCCATGCCAGGGGATCCCGTCTCCGTCATGTTCGCCCGGGCCGGTGCCATGATGGAGCCCGCCGCCCTGGAAGCCCTCAAAGCCACCTTCGGCTTCGTTGACGGTCCTATCGGCACCCAATTCCTCACCTATGTGAAGAGCGTCTTCACCTGGGATCTCGGCACTTCGGTGCGTTACTACCCGCAGCCGGTCGCCGACGTGCTCGGCCGCGCCATCGGCTGGACCCTGTTCCTGGTGGGCACCTCCACCATTCTGAGCTTCTCCATCGGCTCCATCGTCGGCATCTTCGCCGCCTGGTACCGGGGGGGGCGCATGGACAGCATCCTCTCCCCGCTCACCCTGGTGATGCAGGCCATCCCGCCGGTGGTGGTCTCCCTGCTCGCCCTCTTCCTGTTCGGGGTAAGCCTCAACTGGCTTCCGATTGGCTACGCCTACAGCCCGGAGATCAAGGCCGATTTTGGCTGGGAACACATCAAGAGCATCATGCTGCACGCCATCATGCCGGTGGGTACCCTGGCCATGGTGCAGGTGGGGGGCTTCCTCATCACCATGCGCAACAACATGATCAACCTGCTGGGTGAGGACTACATCACCATGGCCAAGGCCAAGGGGCTCTCCAGCAACCGGGTGATCTTCAACTACGGCGCCCGCAACGCCGTGCTGCCGAGCGTCACCGCCCTCTCCATGGCGCTGGGTTTCGTCATCGGCGGCTCCCTCATCACCGAAGTCATCTTCAACTACCCGGGCTTGGGCCTGACCCTGTATCAGGGCATTCTCGCCCGTGACTACCCGCTCATTCAGGGCCAACTGCTCATCATGACCATCACCATGCTCAGCTTCAATTTCCTGGCGGACGTGCTCTATGTCTTCCTGGATCCCCGTCTGCGTACAGGAGGCAAATAAGATGCGTATGCCGACCATTCTCAAGATATTGCTGGGCAACAAGAAGGCGGCCTTCGGCCTCGCCATCGTCGTCACCTTCGTGCTGATGGCGCTGTTTGCCCCGCTCCTGACCAGCAACGAACCCACCAAGCGGGTCGCCCGCCCGCACCAGCCTCCCAGCGTGGAGCTGGTGATGGGCTCCAACCGCATGGGGCACGATCTCTGGTCCCAGTTCACCCACGGCGCCCGTATCTCCCTGCTGGTGGGCTTCGGGGCGGGCCTCCTGGTCTGCGCCCTCGCCATCACGGTAGGCATCACCGCCGGCTACTTCGGCGGTATCGTGGACGAGTGCCTCACCTTCCTGATGAACGTGGTGCTGGTGATCCCGAACCTCCCCTTATTACTGGTGCTCGCGAGCTTCATCGGGGAGGCGTCACCGACGGTGATTGCCCTCATCATAGGCTTTACCTCCTGGGCCTATGGCGCCCGGGTCATCCGCGCCCAGACCCTGGCCCTGCGGGAGAAGGAGTTCGTCATCGCCGCCGAGGTGCTGGGTGAACCGGCCTGGCGCATCATCCTGGTGGAGATACTGCCGAACCTCATCTCCATCATCGGGGTGAGCTTCATCGGCTCCATCATCTACGCCATCGTCACCGAGGCGACCCTGGAGTTCCTGGGTCTTGGCGACCCGACCGTGGTGAGCTGGGGCATCATGCTCTACAACGCCCAGACCTCGAGCGCCATCCTGGTGGGCGCCTGGTGGGAGATCCTGGCCCCCTGCTTCGCCATCGCGACCCTGGGCGCCGGCCTCGCCATGCTCAACTTCGCCATCGACGAGATAGCCAACCCCCAGCTGCGTTCCCACAAGGGTCTGAATCGCTGGAAGAAACTCGCCGCCCCCGCCCCAGTCACCGCTATGGCCGCACAGGAGAAGACAGCATGACCTCGCAACAACCCCTGCTGTCGGTGCGCCAGCTCTGCGTCGACTACATCACCGAGAACGGCGACGTGCGCGCCGTCAACTCGGTCAGCTTTGACATCATGCCGGGAGAGGTATTCGGCCTCGCCGGTGAATCCGGTTGCGGCAAATCCACGGTCGCCTTCTCGGTGGCCAGGCTGCACAAGCCGCCCGCCTACATCAGCGGCGGCGAGATCCTCTTCAAGGGGGAGAACATTCTCCACTTTGACGACGAGCGGCTGCGCAGCTACCGCTGGCGCCAGGCGAGCGTGGTGTTCCAGTCCGCCATGAACGCGCTCAACCCCGTGCTGCGCATGGAAGAGCAGTTCTGTGACGTGCTGCTGGCCCACAACCCCGGCCTGACCCGCTATGAGGCGATCAAGCGCGCCAAGGAGCTGCTGGAGATCGTCGACATCCACCCGAGTCGGCTCAAGGACTACCCGCACCAGTTCTCCGGCGGCATGCGCCAGCGGCTGGTGATCGCCATCGCCATGGCGCTGAACCCCGAGCTGCTGATCATGGATGAACCCACCACGGCGCTGGACGTGGTGGTGCAGCGGGAGATCCTGCAGAAGGTCTATGCGCTCAAGGAGAAATTCAACTTCTCCATCCTGTTCATCACCCATGACCTCTCCCTCATGGTCGAGTTCTGCGATCGCATCGGCATCATGTACGCCGGCGAGCTCATCGAGATTGCCCCCTCCAAGGCGATCCTGACCGCGCCGCTGCACCCCTATACCAAGGGGCTCGGCAACTCCTTCCCGCCCCTGCACGGCCCGAAAACCGTGCTGGAGGGGATCCCCGGCACCCCGCTCAATCTGCTGGAGGTGCCGGTCGGCTGCCGCTTCCAGGCCCGCTGCAGCCGGGTACATGATCGCTGCCGTCAGGAATACACCAAGCTGGCCGAGATCCGGCCGGGACAACAGACCGCCTGCCACCTCTACGGCGTGGCGGAGCAACAACCGGATCTTCCGATCTACCTGGACAAGGCCGCTGGCTGTTAAGGATGTCTGTCATGCAAATCGCCAAAACCGACGCCCCCATCATCGAAGTCCAGCACCTCTACAAGGACTTCCCCGTCAACTCCAACGCCATCAAGAGTGGCAAGATGCGGGCCCTGTCCGACATCACCTTCAACCTGCACCGGGGCCGCGCCCTGGCGGTGGTGGGTGAATCCGGCTCCGGCAAGAGCACCATCGCCAAGATCATCGCCAAGATGTACAAGCTCTCCAGCGGCCGCATCCTCTACCGCGGCCGGGATCTGGAGGAGTTCGACAAGGGCACCGCCCTGCTCGACTACCGCCAGAGCGTGCAGATGGTATGGCAAGACCCGTTCGGTTCGCTGAACCCGACCCACACCATCTACCACCACATCGCCCGCCCCCTGCTGCTGCACAGCAAGGTGCTCGACAAGAAAGATCTGCCGGACATGGTCTACGCCCTGCTGGAGAAGGTGGGACTGACCCCGGCCAAGGCCACCGCCGCCAAGTATCCGCACCAGCTCTCCGGCGGCCAGCGCCAGCGGGTCAACATCGCCCGCAACCTTGCGGTGGAGGCGGAAGTGGTGCTGGCGGACGAGCCCACCTCCATGCTCGACGTCTCCATTCGCATCGGCATCCTCAACCTGATGGAGCAGATGAAGAACGAACTCGGCGTCTCCATGCTCTACATCACCCACGACATCGCCACCGCCCGCTATGTGGCCGAAGATCTCGCGGTGATGTACGTGGGCCACATGGTGGAGTGGGGCGAGGTGGACGAGATCCTGCACCACCCCCAGCACCCCTATACCCAGCTGCTCATCTCGGCGGTGCCGGATCCGGAGAAGAGCATCCACACCGAGCTGGAGGGGGGCCGCAAGGGAGAGATCCCGCTCTGGACCCCGCACTCTCGCGGTTGCCCCTTCGCCGGTCGTTGCCATCAGGCCATGGCCCGCTGCAAGGAGAGCCTGCCGCCGGTGACCAAGCTCGCCGACAACCACTTCGTGCGCTGCTACCTGTACGACTGAGCCAGCCTCTCGCTTCACTGCGGGCCTGCGGGCCCGCCAACCGCCTCGCCTGCTGCGGCAGGCCAGGGGAGTCACTCTTCGATGGAACTCTTGATCAATCAGGTGGGTTACGACTGCGATGGCCACAAGGTGGCCCTGCTGCAAGGCGCCTTTGAACAGCCCCTCAGCGGCCGGGTGCGGCTGCTGCGTCTGGACGATGGCCAGATCCTGTTCGACACCGAGTTGCAGGCCGCCGGTAAGGTTCCTGGCTGGCAGGGTCGCCACTTCTGGCGCGCCGACTTCAGCGCCTTTAAAGAGCCCGGCCACTATCGGCTGGAAGCCGTCACCCAGCGCGAGGGAGAGGCGACCCCCTCCGTCACCCGCTCCCCCCGCTTTGCCATCGGCCCTGGCTTGCTGAGTCGCACCTGCCTGTCCGATGTCATTCACTATTTCAAGGGGCAGCGCGCGAGCGGTGCCTTCGATCAGGCCGATCGCCAGGCCCGCCAGTTTGGCACCGAGCAGCGCCGGGATGTGCGCGGTGGCTGGTTCGATGCCAGCGGCGACATGAGCAAGTACTTGAGCCACCTCTCGTACGCCAACTACCTCAACCCCCAGCAGACCCCCCTGGTGGTCTGGGCCCTGCTCAAGTGCCGGGATCTGCTCGGCACACGCACCGATATCGACGGCCTGAACCTGTGCAAACGGCTCGCCGACGAGGCCCTGCACGGGGCAGACTTCCTCTGCCGGATGCAGGACGAGAGTGGCTTCTTCTACATGACCCTGTTCGACAAGTGGAGCAAGGATCCCGAGCAGCGGGAGCTGTGCGCCTACGCCACCCAGCAGGGGCTAAAGTCCGCCGACTGGCAGGCGGGATTCCGGCAAGGGGGGGGCATGACCATCGCCGCCCTGGCCCGTGCCGCGCGGGAGTCCGCGGTCGGTGATTTTGATGCCAGCCACTACGCCGAGGCCGCCCGCCGCGGCTATCTGCACCTGCGTGAGCACAACCTCGCCTATCTGGACGACTGTCGCGAAAACATCATCGACGACTACTGCGCCCTGCTCGCCGCCGTGGAGCTGACCCGCACCCTGGGCCAGGAGTGGCTCGGCGAAGCCAGAGACAGGGCTGCCCGGCTCTGTGCCCGTCAGCATCCCCATCCGGAGCTCGGCCATTACTGGGCCGCCGATGACGACGGGGCGCGCCCCTACTATCACGCCGCCGAGGCGGGCCTGCCGGTGCTGGCCCTGCTGGAATACCTGGCCCTGGAGCCGGATCCCGCGCGCAAACTCAAGGTGCAGGCCGTGGTGCAACAGGCGCTGGCGGCCGAGCTGGCGCTGGCCGCCCAGGCGGGCAACCCCTTCGCCCTCGCCCGTCAGTATGTGAAAGGAGTGGGCGAGGAGCCCCGCATTAGCTTCTTCATGCCCCACCACAACGAATCCGGTTACTGGTGGCAGGGAGAAAACGCCAGACTGGCCTCCCTCGCCGCCATGACATTTTCCGCTGCATCTGTGCTGCCACAGCAGCGCAAACCACTACAGGCCTTCGGCCAGCGCCAGCTCGACTGGATCCTGGGGCAAAACCCCTTCAACGCCTGCATGCTGGCGGGGCACGGCATCAACAACCCGAGCTACACCGCCGGCTACCCCAATGCGCCGGGCGGGATCTGCAACGGCATCACCGCCGGTTTCGATGACGAGGCAGACATCGCCTTCATCCCGGATGCCTACAAGGAGCGGCTGGATCAGAACTGGCGCTGGGGGGAGCAGTGGATCCCCCACGCAGCCTGGTTCGCCCTGGCCATCAGCTGGCAGAGCACCCTCGGAGGTTCCCATGATTGAGACGTACAAGGATCGGCTCGATCAAAACTGGCGCTGGGGGAGCCGTGGATCCTCCATGCAGTCCGCCTGGTTCGCCCTGGCTATCAGCTGGCAGAGCACCCTCGGAGGCTCCCATGACTGAATACTGGGTCGGCGTGGATGGCGGCGGCACCCATACCCGGGCCCGCATCCGCGACAGGGCGGGGAAGCTGCTGGGTGAAGGGCGGGCCGCGGGCTCCAATCTGGAGCTCGGCATTCCCTTGGCCCATCGCCACGTATTGACCGCCATCGATCTGGCCCGCACCGAGGCGGGTCTTGGCAAGGGGGCGGAACCGCTGATGAGCGTCGGGCTGGCGCTCGCCTCCGCCGAGCTGGCGGATTGCTACCACGCCCTCCTGGCCATGCCCTTCCCTTATGCCAGTGTGCGGCTCACCTCCGATGCCTTCGGGGCCTGCCTCGGCGCCTTCGGTGGCCGGGAAGGGGCCATCCTCATCGCCGGCACCGGCTCCGCCGGGCTCATCTACCGGGAGGGGCGACTG containing:
- a CDS encoding glycoside hydrolase family 9 protein, which produces MELLINQVGYDCDGHKVALLQGAFEQPLSGRVRLLRLDDGQILFDTELQAAGKVPGWQGRHFWRADFSAFKEPGHYRLEAVTQREGEATPSVTRSPRFAIGPGLLSRTCLSDVIHYFKGQRASGAFDQADRQARQFGTEQRRDVRGGWFDASGDMSKYLSHLSYANYLNPQQTPLVVWALLKCRDLLGTRTDIDGLNLCKRLADEALHGADFLCRMQDESGFFYMTLFDKWSKDPEQRELCAYATQQGLKSADWQAGFRQGGGMTIAALARAARESAVGDFDASHYAEAARRGYLHLREHNLAYLDDCRENIIDDYCALLAAVELTRTLGQEWLGEARDRAARLCARQHPHPELGHYWAADDDGARPYYHAAEAGLPVLALLEYLALEPDPARKLKVQAVVQQALAAELALAAQAGNPFALARQYVKGVGEEPRISFFMPHHNESGYWWQGENARLASLAAMTFSAASVLPQQRKPLQAFGQRQLDWILGQNPFNACMLAGHGINNPSYTAGYPNAPGGICNGITAGFDDEADIAFIPDAYKERLDQNWRWGEQWIPHAAWFALAISWQSTLGGSHD